Proteins found in one Bacteroidales bacterium WCE2008 genomic segment:
- a CDS encoding rod shape determining protein RodA, protein MPIRSSSRSMRQSYDWSLVIFYLLLIVIGWINIYASIHSSEPSSIIAWSARSGKQFVWILTSLGLAGLILFVLPPRLWESGSIPFYVGVMFLLVAVIFLGIEVKGSRSWFEFGPVRFQPAEISKITTSLMLAFLMSRANYRITKLRDFMIAAIIVGLPMLIIVAESETGSALVYVGFIFMFYREGLSGWFLAVIGIAILLFILTLTASPFTAVLVLLSLLVLFNAFNGRFWRTILLGGIPILLLALIPAIRRALVPGAEGGIPYFRYIIAGLSVVAIPILLVRAYKIKSRFLTLSVAGFIAGIMMIMSADIIFNDVLQEHQRKRIEVLLGMKEDPSGVGYNVNQSMIAIGSGGLTGKGYLNGTQTTYGFVPEQSTDFIFCTVGEEWGFLGCTVVILLYFLLIWRIVQDAEHSREAFTRIYGYCVASCLFMHLFINIGMTIGLMPVIGIPLPMMSYGGSSLWAFTVMIFIFVALDHEERKYF, encoded by the coding sequence ATGCCGATAAGAAGTTCATCCAGATCAATGCGCCAGTCTTATGACTGGAGCCTTGTCATCTTCTACCTGCTCCTTATCGTCATCGGCTGGATCAATATCTATGCATCGATCCATTCGTCCGAGCCGTCCAGCATCATCGCCTGGTCCGCCAGAAGCGGAAAGCAGTTCGTATGGATACTGACCTCTCTCGGACTGGCCGGACTGATCCTTTTCGTGCTGCCGCCGCGACTATGGGAGAGCGGGTCCATCCCGTTTTATGTCGGTGTCATGTTCCTTCTGGTCGCCGTGATCTTCCTCGGAATCGAGGTCAAGGGCTCGAGATCATGGTTCGAATTCGGCCCCGTCCGGTTCCAGCCGGCCGAGATATCGAAAATCACGACGTCGCTGATGCTGGCCTTCCTGATGAGCCGGGCCAACTATAGGATAACCAAGCTGCGGGATTTCATGATCGCGGCGATAATAGTCGGACTCCCGATGCTTATAATCGTGGCAGAGAGCGAGACCGGCTCCGCGCTCGTCTATGTCGGCTTCATTTTCATGTTCTACCGCGAGGGCTTGTCCGGATGGTTCCTGGCGGTCATCGGAATAGCGATTCTTCTGTTCATATTGACGCTGACGGCCTCTCCGTTCACGGCGGTGCTGGTACTGCTGTCGCTGCTGGTGCTGTTCAATGCATTCAACGGAAGATTCTGGAGGACGATACTTCTTGGAGGAATCCCGATTCTGCTGCTTGCCTTGATCCCTGCGATCCGCCGGGCTTTAGTTCCAGGGGCGGAAGGTGGCATCCCTTATTTCCGTTATATCATCGCCGGGCTTTCCGTTGTCGCCATTCCTATTCTGCTGGTTCGTGCGTATAAGATTAAAAGCAGGTTCCTGACGCTGTCAGTGGCCGGATTCATCGCCGGAATAATGATGATCATGTCGGCGGATATCATCTTCAATGATGTCCTTCAGGAGCATCAGCGCAAGCGTATCGAGGTGCTTCTCGGAATGAAGGAGGATCCTTCCGGAGTAGGTTACAATGTCAACCAGAGTATGATTGCGATTGGTTCGGGCGGTCTTACCGGCAAGGGTTACCTCAACGGTACCCAGACTACCTACGGCTTTGTGCCCGAGCAGAGTACGGATTTTATTTTCTGTACCGTGGGAGAGGAGTGGGGCTTCCTTGGATGTACTGTCGTGATCCTGCTTTATTTCCTGCTTATATGGAGGATCGTGCAGGATGCTGAGCATAGCAGGGAGGCGTTTACCCGTATCTACGGGTATTGTGTGGCGAGCTGTCTGTTCATGCATCTTTTCATCAATATCGGCATGACTATCGGGCTCATGCCGGTTATCGGCATCCCGTTGCCGATGATGAGTTATGGCGGTTCTTCTCTATGGGCCTTTACCGTCATGATCTTCATCTTCGTCGCTCTCGACCATGAGGAACGCAAATATTTCTAG
- a CDS encoding Putative signal transducing protein, whose amino-acid sequence METDFKTVAKFSDPLSAEITAGMLRENGIPAQIFGQASSYPSINAAINAIEVKVNAEDFEDAMKLLEQND is encoded by the coding sequence ATGGAAACAGATTTCAAGACAGTAGCTAAGTTTAGCGATCCGCTCTCCGCCGAGATTACCGCGGGAATGTTGAGGGAGAACGGCATCCCTGCCCAGATATTCGGCCAGGCTTCGTCGTATCCTTCTATCAATGCAGCCATTAACGCTATCGAGGTCAAGGTCAATGCCGAAGACTTCGAAGACGCGATGAAACTGTTGGAACAGAACGATTAA